From the genome of Phalacrocorax carbo chromosome 5, bPhaCar2.1, whole genome shotgun sequence:
TGGCTCTTGAATAAGAGCTAGAgtaatgaaaacagtgttgactCCTGCTAAAACTGCAATATAGATGTGTGACTGCTATGTAGAGGCTAGGCAGATGGCCAAAACCAACtccagtggatttttttttttgtaatctctCTTGTATAGAAGTCTGTGAGGATGAATGTTGTGTGTACAGATAcacattaattatttaaaatgcttttagacATGCTAAGACTACAAAGTGAGGAAGCCAGAGGTGTTGAAATTAAGTTGTCTCTGATCTTTTATCCCCTTTTTTGCAGGCAGTATGTCACGGAGTCAGATCTTTGGTGCAGCTTTACACTTCTAAAAGCAGCTTGTCTTATATCTTCTAAAATATGTCCATATGTAATAATTTACTTCTTGTATTTTAGGTgttgaattaaaatataaatgcacaTTGAACGGACATTCTGCCCCAGTTCTGGCTTGTGCATTTTCTTGTGATGGGCAAATGTTAGTTTCAGGGTAAGCAATATCTTTTACTTGTTTAAATTTCTTGCAGGTGGCTCTCCAGGTTTGTGCTACAGTATTGTAAAACAAAGTTTGAAAGAGTTGgagatttcaaaatatatttctaataaTTAGGGAATAGTTTTGTGACCTCCAGAACTACTGAAGTGTCTTTCCAGTTGGTCTGTGTCTTGTGGGTGATTGAGTTTGAAATCTAGTATGTTGCAAGCTCTGTTCTCTTGAGTGTTGTAATGAAATTCATGGTCTCCTGGTTTGGGGTCATTTATGTGGCCTTTCATGCGGATACTCTAGcatccattaaaaatacaaatctaCATGGCAATCTTACCGTCTCTTTGGGACACCATTTAGGATTTCCTTCTCACTCATGGACTGCCGTGAACTTTTTAGAAAGTTGAATGTCTtgagatttttgtctttgataGATTtgcttgaaattaaaaatttcttcactgatcCACACCCAGACTATGGCAAAATAAGccttttttccataaaaagtGCATGAATGAGGTAACTGTAGACCTTTGTTTTTTATGTCAGCCCTGTACAGAATAATAGTTAAGACCCAAATTAATCATGAACCATCAGATAGAGACTAATATTATTAGTCTTTGTTGGAGGGTGATAAGGGAGTTTCCAGTGTCATTTCGAGGTCACTCTGTTATGTTTGAAAGACCCAGGAGGGTGGAGGTAATGGGAAGATTCCTGATGACTGGAAAGATGCAGATGTCTCACTTCCCTCTAAGAAGGGGAAGGTAGAGGATCCAGGGAGctacaggctggtcagcctAACTCCAGTCTctgggaaggttatggagcaaaCCCTTCCAGTGGGCTTGGAAGCCGTTTCCAAGCACAATGTGTTTGGGGAAAGCAGCAGGAATTGAACATGGGCAAACTGAGCCTGACTCATCTGACTGCCTTCTGTGATGAGAAGGCTGGCTGTGTGAACAAGGGGAGAGCGGTGTGCGTTTTACACCTCAGTGTTAGCGAGGCTTTTCACCTGCTTTCCCAACGTATAGCCAAATTGGGGAGCTACAGATCAGAAAAGTGGATGGTAAGTTGTGTAGAAAAATGATGGGACTGTCAGTCTCATATGGTTGCTGGTGATCAGCAGCATGAAGATAAACTGGCAGCTGGTTACTAGTGGCTTTCCTCAGGGATCAAGCTATagaaagaggaaataataaatagGATAGAgataatttatgtttttatgaATGTTAATGACTGCATGCTTTCATTCTGTGCTTCCCATGGAAAGTGCTTAATCACTTCTAAACTAAGCGGCaacatgaaaaaacaaaattattcagCTCTGAATTGTAATCGTCTTTTTTACAAAGGTTTTctaaactgaaatggaaaaactgatgtcttgcaaaggaaaaagaagagccTACAGTAGCCAGCAGATAAACTTAAAACTACACAAACCACAGGAGAAGATAGCTTGCTTTGACGTTTTGCTTTGTATTCTTTTTAAGGGTgtctttttcagtatttgaagATCATTATGAATTTTTGTGATCTagagttattttgttttccattagtCGTTTGGATCGGTGTTTTCACTTATATTGTCGTAAGTGAAATGTCTATCCCAGAAGGTCTTTCAGGAGCACTGCTGTCATGGTAAATAACTGCAATttgtatttaatgaaatattttatgcattGATTGCACAGCACCACTGTGTTTTAGGTATTGCATTGCAGTACTTCCTCTAGCTTGCTTGGCAGATGagaaggtttaaaaaataaatggaagtcCTGAGAGTAGATCATGGATAGCCAGattccctgcacctgccttaCAGATACTGCTTACAAAGACATGAAGCAGATACGGTACAGGGAGTGGGGAGCAGTGGGAGTGGGGGCCAGTTCGCATAAGCACTGTGCAAATCCTCCACATCAGAAATTCTCATGGAAGTGCAAAGTTTTCATATTTAACTGCTGTTTTTTACATCTCATGCTGGGGGTGCAGCTAACCAATGTTGTTTTAAGGTGGGCGTGGGTGGAGGGGATTTAGATATCTAAGCTTTTCATAAAATGGTGTTAATAAATGTGTGTGCTCTTATTTTGTTTgtggaaaagttttttttcttcctcttaattaaaaatagtttcctttttcctcttggcATCATTTTAATGTCAGTGTGGTTTTCTTAAAAGGTCTGTGGACAAGTGTGTCATAATACATGAAACTGTAAGTATAGCATGGTGCACGATCATTCATTAGATTGTTGTCTTTAAATATCAGCACTGCTTCTGCAGTGTCTTATCAATGTAAGGAAATACTAAAGAATAGGAACTATATAAACCCAGAATATTTACTGTGCATTTGGGGGTAGGGGGTAAGGAGGAGTTTGAGGAAGAATGTCTCTTGAGAATTGATCAGTGTTTCTCACttcttatttacatttctttgagGGGTTTGTTATTTGATTTCTCTACAGTAGAGTATTATTTAATGAAGTTCATACTTACATGTTATATTTATATTGAAGTAGAAGGATGTTTTGTTATCCTAAATTCATCTTAGCTTCCAAAGCAAGAAGGACTGTAGCTTTTGACATAAAATTGGGCATGGGGATCACAGAGATTCTTTACTTAATTTTATATAAAGGGGACATAAAATAGAAGCATAATAAAGGATTCAAGAAAATGTCTATGTTAAATAcaatgtaatttctttaaaacatattgTTTAGGTATTTTCTATAATACTGTTATTGCATCCTTTGTGGTTCAGCTGTGTTATTTACCTTTAGTGTTTTatagtattaaaaataagagttttgctgaaaatgaaGGATGAACAAATTTTAAGCTTCTCTATCTTGCTCTGCACTTACTATTGtacttataattttttttttaattagggtTAAAGTTTTTCACCAAAATCACTAATTTGACATCTTCCTAATTTTAGGCCCAATTATTTTAGTAGTTTGAAGCTTAGACAGGTATGTAAGTAGTCGCCTAGAGTTTCGGAACTCCAAAAAATCAAAAGATGCATAAAACCACAGCATAAGTATTTCTTAATACTATTTGTCAGCTTTTGTGGCCTTGGGTTTTTACCAAATGGGACAATAACTTCTAGGGCTGTTGAGGAGAGGTGGGGACAATAAACCTTCATGGGAGGGAGAGTAGGGCACTTTCCTCATGATGGGACAGTTCAAAAAATTGGAGTGCTGACCAATCAGTGATTCAAAATGACCGTGCTCTGCATCTTTCCAATCTCTCTGCACCTGCCAAAGAAATAGTATCTTTCATAAGACGGAAAATCTTTCAAATTATATgttaaaaatgtttggaaattcctgaatttgtttttattagcaTCTAGTGGCCAAAGAGGAGAACTGCAGGTGTGATTGGCCCAATTCAAGGATTGTAGCATGAAGTCTATGTGAATTTCAGTTAGCTCTTCACTTTTGGTCATTTCTAATCCTAGATGTGTAGACgaaatgtttttctctaaaTGACCAACCAGCCGATAGGGATGTAATTAATTCAGTTGGTGTTTCTGTCATTGTTACGCTGAGCGTTCCGTGCTGGCTGATTGTTGAAGGGTAGTGGCGTTCCGGTGAATTGAACAGGGGGCTTCAAGCAGGAAATTCAAGTTGCATTTCTGACTCTGCTGCTGATCAGCTTTGGCAAGGTTGTGTAACTTCTCTGAATGAAGGTAACTTCTGTCATCTTCCAAGAAGCAGTAGTATTCCTTGTTTTGAAGGAAAGTATACAAATGAATGAacattctttttattctttaagatttaaaaacacGTATATTCTTTTATAGAGTACTGGCAATACCCTTCATACGTTGTCTCAGCATACCAGGTGAGAATTCAGTATGATTTTTCTGTATTACCGTTAGTAAATTAAATCCTTTTCTTGTGAATTTTcacacatttgtttttatttgtagaTATGTTACAACTTGTGCTTTTGCACCATATAGTCCCCTACTTGCCACAGGTTCAATGGATAAAACTGTGAACATATGGCAGTTTGACCTTAAGCAACCCTATGCAGGTTAGTGTGTGAAGCATTTGTAATCTGttctttaaatttaaagcaCAATATTGTTGAACACGTTCTGAAGATGCAGAAACCCCACTTTTCATTACATGCATTTATCTTATAATCTCAGGATTATGTGCACGTTATTTATCTTTTCTCTGAATTGATCTTACTAATGTCCTACAGAGGTGTTCTCTTTTcgattttttgtttttgtgtgggtttttttgtgcgttttgcctttttttttaagaaaaggtatACTAGAagtatctttattttattaatctgcTTTATCATCTTTTCTGATGTTTACCATTTCTTACTCTCTGGGCAGCATTTAAGAGATTAATATTATTCCCAGAGTGCTGAAAGACTTTGGACAAGTATCACTGGCGATGAGTTAAACGGAAAATAAGCTAATTGCAAGCATGCAAGATATGCAGCTTGCCAGTTGTTATAGGTGAAAAAAACAGGATAAGTAGTGTTACAAAGTATATCAGCACCTAAACTATGTGGAACAAAGATACGTAGATCTTTGTTCAAAGCACAAGAGTAAGTCTGGACTTTGGTCTGCTTTTCTAAGGAGGTGCGAGACTTAGTTTCAGTGTCTGCTGATGCTCTTCTGTCTTTTAGTTCAGTTGAAATTTGACAGAAGTGCAGACACCTGAGAGATTAAATTCCTCTAAACTTTGAAAATTGATTGGTGAAAGACAAACCCAAATTATTGCCCCCCACTGAAGTGATGTCTAATAAGCATTTCTTTTATTAGATATTGGGGAATGTATAGTACACTTGAAAAATAGCGTTCATTGTTCTTAGAACTAAGAACTTAGAACTGTTCTTAGAAACTGGGGGGGGTTTCATTGTTGGGGTTGGGGATGTGCGTGcattgtttgtttgtgtggtttttttttttaactgtctttTATCTTTCCAAAGGAGATACTGTAGAAAATGAATCTAAGGTGGCTGTTGAGGACTGGTCAGAGGATGATGTTTCAGCCTGGCTTTGTGCACAAGACTTAGCAGGCTTTGTTGGGCTTTTCAAAATGAATAACATTGATGGCAAGGAACTGCTGAATCTTACTAAAGAAAGTCTGACTAACGAATTAAAAATTGGTAAGAGTATAAAAATCCAAATAGTTTTTAGAGTAAGTGTGAAATGTTGGAATGAAAGTGAGTTAGGAGTTCCATACATTGATGGATTTTTTGCATGGATGCATGCGAATGTATGGATgaaatccatttttatttcattaccaGGGTTGATAAAAAACCCTGATATCACATGATCCACaatactcttttttcttttgtgtgtttgtgttggCTTATACCAAGAGACATAAAATGCACTTCTACCAGCAATGCCGTGTTAAGTGGTCTtacctgcttttgtttttattatccCTTTTAGATCTTGTATCATTAAGCTGTGGAAAAGGAATTTTAGCTTTTGTGTATACTTAATGATTCTGACTTTGGTAAATAGGATACTCTCTAAGTTTTTCCTATCAGTCTGCAAAAGTGCCATGCTTATAATACTATGTGGTCAACTACCTTGAATTTAGCAGTGAAATTCTTCAGTGTACTGTTACCATAATAGAAAAACACAAGGTATGTTTTAGTTTTTACTTATTTTGGAGATGAAACAGTTGATGATGGCATTTAGTTAGGATCAAGCCAAGCTTGCCTGGCTCAGACACTTCATAATTCATCAGGTGTCCTAGTTAGTACATTGCCCTGTCACTTTATTGCAAAACTGTGATTACATTTTAGAAGGAATCACAAGGTGCCATATTAGTAATGACTCCACAGCAGTAATTCTGAAATAAGAAATTTAAGGATGGCAGAGTACACTGGAACTTTCTGAATATGAGCTCTGTTCATTTTGATGGCTAGATTTAGGTGTAAATTAGGTGCTGGTATGTTGGCCAAAGTGAGATCAAATATAGCAAAATGTTTAATGAGTTaagaaaccttttaaaaagtacagtTTCATATTTAGAAGTTAGTATTTATTGTAGGAAGACTGctcccttccttttttgttctgtgtgtgtgtggatttGGTCTGTATCAGATCATAGTATCTCTGTCATCAACAAGCTTTGTTGAATTCTGGAAATCAACAGAGATGCTGGGAATCTGTCAGGAGTTGTCATCCACAAAAGATACTTGCTTTATCtgcacacattttctttaacatttagAGTAGCCTAAAATTCTGAGCAGCAATCACCAGCTGAGGCTAATCAAGTAATGCTAACTAGAAATTTATGTGAGAATTGAATGCAGTGTGACCAACGATGAGAACTGCAGTGCTGAATATAGCCTTCTCtatggggagaaaaataaacaaaagactGTGTTACCTCGTAGACTTGTAACGATGATATCAAGAACAATTGCAAGctcaaataagaaaacaaaatctgagtTGTAAGAGCCCATTGTAAGGCAGGCTATAAGATGCAAATGATGCATGTGGCTTTGGACAGGGCACGTGTACAAGACAGGCTGATTGTGGGAAGCTGTTGCTTTCATTTGCTGTAAAAGGATACAGTGAGGACTGATTGTACATAGGAGCCGAAGTAGCTTCATTATGTTCTTTCGCGTTATCAGGTAAAATTCTCGTTGCTTAGTCTCTGTTCTCAAGACTTTGGTCTTTTGCCATGCTTCTTTTTCAGTAGGTACTTTAACACCCATCGTAAGATTATAGAATAAGGAGTCAGATTTGCACAGATACCAGGCAGCTatgagaaattttttaaaaagctctaaCTGAAATCACTTACTGTCTTAATAAGCATAAGCTACTCCACAAATACGAACCAGCATATATGCAATGTGAAGCAATGAATTCCACTTTAATGGTTATatgaaagatgttttaaaaataaaataatgaaatatactAATGAAAGTCACCAATTCATTTGAATCAATCACTTTTGAAGTGGTAAATGCTTGTGATTCTGCTTCTACATATCATTCTACAACTGTAATTGGCACAGAATAGAAATTTCAGCCCGATATATTTGACCTGAAGACCATGGCTCAAGCATTTACGGAATAGGAAATTACTATCTGCCTAAAACATGTGTGCTTTTCAGTGTTATTCAAATTCCAGtttaactgaatttttaagaGCCTATCACTGTACAAATACTTGAATGAGCACGTCCTTTCTCTCCTTGATAACCTGTTTTCTTTGCTCTAAAAATGCAACATTTACCAGTTCCATAAGATCTTGCAAAAAAACTCGACTTTTTTTACAGTCTTTGCAAAGGGAGTTTTTTTAGATCATTTTTCATCAATGACTTCATCATTGATATGATAGGagctttttcttctattattttttattagatgCTTATTTCTTGTCCTGTTAGTCTTTGCTGCAGCTCTGatttgcatttaataaaaagagtATCCTCGCGCCTTTAAAGGCATTTAATCTAAGAGAAAGTGATCAGCAAGTGGTTCACATAACATTTCATTAGCTTCTTTGATTGTTTTTGACAGCTTTTTGAAAGAATGCTTCATTACCATGCAAATGGAGCTACCCTCTTTCCAACCTAATCGCCATATAATACAAATAACACTGTATTAAACTCTGTAAGATGTTGAGTGAAGTGGCTGTTACATATATCCTGGCTGAAAAGCTTGTGTACACTCAACGAAGTTCAGGGTTTCTCATTCTTAACTGACACAATGACACATTCATTGCAATTCTGTGGCACAGTTgagtcagaaaaaaaggaatatgcATGCGCTTCCAATTCAGAATACAAGGTGGGGGTACATCGTTCCATGCCTGCATACCCTTTTCCTATCAGGCTAACTGCATGTGTTAATGTAAGGTGAATCTTGACTTCAGTTTGTTTGCAGGGGGGGTAGGCAGGAGAGTGAGACTTGGAATTTTTGGAAAAGCACGCCTTCAGTTTAGGGGTTAGTGCCATACAAAGCATTTTGTACTGTAGTATCACAAATTGTAAAGAAGTTGGAGGCATTCCAAATACTTTCTCTTCTTCTGCAGCACATTTAGAAGGCTTCTTTTCATGTGACTCTGTCCTGATTTAGGTTAGGTGTGTAAAGAGAACAGATTGTCCTAAAGACAGTTCAACCCTTTCCTCACTTACTGCAGGGTGTCCTTAGAACATAACTTAAAACAAGGATGAATACACATAAACTGAATTTTGAAATCTCTGATCAGGCtgactttgttttctcttcatcAGCAATGTGCTATCGAAGATGTCAGGTTTTTGTCTTCTCCTTGATTTTAAGGTTTCACTCTAGGTACATACAAGAAGTATGAGTA
Proteins encoded in this window:
- the WDSUB1 gene encoding WD repeat, SAM and U-box domain-containing protein 1 isoform X4, encoding MASCGQDTQIKLWLILFADVLGVELKYKCTLNGHSAPVLACAFSCDGQMLVSGSVDKCVIIHETSTGNTLHTLSQHTRYVTTCAFAPYSPLLATGSMDKTVNIWQFDLKQPYAGDTVENESKVAVEDWSEDDVSAWLCAQDLAGFVGLFKMNNIDGKELLNLTKESLTNELKIESLGLRSKVLQKIEELRMKMVSDSVTVPDEFLCPITRELMKDPVIAADGYSYEKEAMENWISTKRPSSPMTNLPLHSLTLTPNRTLKMAISRWLETQQKCS